A single region of the Pseudomonas solani genome encodes:
- the odhB gene encoding 2-oxoglutarate dehydrogenase complex dihydrolipoyllysine-residue succinyltransferase gives MAIEIKAPTFPESVADGTVATWHKKPGEAVKRDELIVDIETDKVVLEVLAEADGVLAEIVKNEGDTVLSGELLGKLTEGGAASAAPAAAAAPAAAAQAAAPAAAGGDDAILSPAARKLAEENGIDPNSIAGTGKGGRVTKEDVVAAVEAKKSAPAAAPAAKAAAPAAEAPVFAAGDRVEKRVPMTRLRAKVAERLVEAQSTMAMLTTFNEVDMTEVMALRSKYKDLFEKTHNGVRLGFMSFFVKASVEALKRFPAVNASIDGNDIVYHGYQDIGVAVSSDRGLVVPVLRNAELMSLAEVENGIATFGKKAREGKLSIDEMTGGTFTITNGGTFGSMMSTPIVNPPQAAILGMHNIIQRPMAINGQVVIRPMMYLAVSYDHRLIDGKEAVSFLVTIKNLLEDPARLLLDI, from the coding sequence ATGGCTATCGAGATCAAAGCCCCTACATTCCCGGAATCGGTTGCCGACGGCACCGTGGCCACCTGGCACAAGAAGCCGGGCGAGGCCGTCAAGCGTGACGAGCTGATCGTCGACATCGAGACCGACAAGGTAGTGCTTGAAGTACTGGCCGAAGCCGACGGCGTGCTGGCTGAAATCGTCAAGAACGAGGGCGACACCGTCCTCAGCGGCGAACTGCTGGGCAAACTGACCGAAGGTGGCGCCGCCAGCGCTGCTCCTGCCGCCGCTGCAGCCCCGGCTGCCGCTGCCCAGGCCGCCGCTCCGGCTGCTGCTGGTGGTGACGACGCCATCCTCTCCCCGGCCGCTCGTAAGCTGGCCGAAGAGAACGGCATCGACCCGAACAGCATCGCCGGCACCGGCAAAGGCGGTCGCGTGACCAAGGAAGACGTGGTAGCTGCCGTTGAAGCGAAGAAATCCGCTCCGGCCGCCGCCCCGGCTGCCAAGGCTGCCGCTCCGGCCGCCGAGGCCCCGGTCTTCGCCGCGGGTGACCGCGTCGAGAAGCGCGTCCCGATGACCCGCCTGCGTGCCAAGGTCGCCGAGCGCCTGGTCGAAGCACAGTCCACCATGGCCATGCTGACCACCTTCAACGAAGTCGACATGACCGAAGTCATGGCCCTGCGTTCGAAGTACAAGGACCTGTTCGAGAAGACCCACAACGGCGTGCGCCTGGGCTTCATGTCCTTCTTCGTCAAGGCTTCCGTCGAGGCGCTGAAGCGCTTCCCGGCCGTCAACGCCTCGATCGACGGCAACGACATCGTCTACCACGGCTACCAGGACATCGGCGTAGCCGTTTCCAGCGACCGTGGCCTGGTGGTTCCGGTCCTGCGCAACGCCGAGCTGATGAGCCTGGCCGAAGTCGAGAACGGCATCGCCACCTTCGGCAAGAAGGCGCGCGAGGGCAAACTGTCCATCGACGAGATGACCGGTGGCACCTTCACCATCACCAACGGCGGCACCTTCGGTTCGATGATGTCGACCCCGATCGTCAACCCGCCGCAGGCCGCCATCCTCGGCATGCACAACATCATCCAGCGTCCCATGGCCATCAACGGCCAAGTGGTCATCCGCCCGATGATGTACCTGGCTGTGTCCTACGATCACCGTCTGATCGATGGCAAGGAAGCCGTCAGCTTCCTGGTGACCATCAAGAACCTGCTGGAAGATCCGGCTCGTCTGCTGCTGGACATCTAA
- a CDS encoding 2-oxoglutarate dehydrogenase E1 component, with protein MQESVMQRMWNSAHLSGGNAAYVEELYELYLHDPNAVPEEWRTYFQKLPADGNTATDVSHSTVRDHFVLLAKNQRRAQPVSAGSVSSEHEKKQVEVLRLIQAYRMRGHQAATLDPLGLWQRKVPADLSINHYGLTDADLDTTFRTGELYIGKEEATLREIHQSLQQTYCRTIGAEFTHIVDSDQRKWFQQRLESVRGRPAFSAEVQSHLLERLTAAEGLEKYLGTKYPGTKRFGLEGGESLIPMLDEIIQRSGSYGTKEIVIGMAHRGRLNVLVNTFGKNPRDLFDEFEGKKVEGLSSGDVKYHQGFSSNVMTAGGEVHLALAFNPSHLEIVSPVVEGSVRARQDRRQDKAGDKVLPISIHGDAAFAGQGVVMETFQMSQTRGYRTGGTVHIVINNQVGFTTSRQDDSRSTEYATDVAKMIQAPIFHVNGDDPEAVLFVTQLAVDYRMQFKRDVVIDLVCYRRRGHNEADEPSGTQPLMYQQIAKQRTTRELYADALIQSSVLDDDRVQAKIDEYRTALDNGQHVVKSLVKEPNKELFVDWRPYLGHTWTARHDTRFELKTLQELSAKLLEIPEGFVVQRQVSKILEDRQKMGAGGLPINWGYAETMAYATLLFEGHPVRITGQDVGRGTFSHRHAALHNQKDAGTYLPLQNLFDKQPSFELYDSYLSEEAVLAFEYGYSTTTPNALVIWEAQFGDFANGAQVVIDQFITSGEHKWGRLCGLTMLLPHGYEGQGPEHSSARLERYLQLCAEHNIQVCMPTTPAQIYHLLRRQVIRPLRKPLVVLTPKSLLRHKLAISTLEDLAEGSFQTVINEIDSIDPKKVERLVLCSGKVYYDLLEKRRAEGREDIAIVRIEQLYPFPEDDLAEVLAQYKNLKHIVWCQEEPMNQGAWYCSQHHMRRVAAAHNKGLFLEYAGRDASASPACGYASMHAEQQEKLLQDAFTV; from the coding sequence ATGCAAGAAAGCGTAATGCAGCGCATGTGGAACAGCGCCCACCTATCCGGTGGCAACGCTGCATATGTGGAAGAGCTCTATGAGCTTTACCTGCACGATCCCAACGCTGTGCCCGAAGAGTGGCGCACCTACTTCCAGAAGTTGCCGGCCGACGGTAACACCGCCACCGACGTATCGCATTCTACTGTTCGCGACCACTTCGTCCTGCTCGCCAAGAACCAGCGCCGCGCGCAGCCCGTATCGGCTGGCAGCGTAAGCAGCGAGCACGAGAAGAAGCAGGTCGAAGTCCTGCGTCTGATCCAGGCCTACCGCATGCGCGGCCATCAGGCGGCGACGCTCGACCCCCTCGGCCTCTGGCAGCGCAAGGTGCCGGCCGATCTGTCGATCAACCATTACGGCCTGACCGATGCCGACCTCGACACCACCTTCCGTACCGGTGAGCTTTACATCGGCAAGGAAGAGGCGACCCTGCGCGAGATCCATCAGTCGCTGCAGCAGACCTACTGCCGCACCATCGGTGCCGAGTTCACCCACATCGTCGATTCCGACCAGCGCAAGTGGTTCCAGCAGCGCCTGGAAAGCGTGCGTGGCCGCCCGGCGTTCTCCGCCGAAGTGCAGAGCCACCTGCTCGAGCGCCTGACTGCGGCCGAAGGCCTGGAAAAGTACCTGGGCACCAAGTACCCGGGCACCAAGCGTTTCGGCCTGGAAGGCGGCGAAAGCCTGATTCCGATGCTGGACGAGATCATCCAGCGTTCCGGCTCCTACGGCACCAAGGAAATCGTCATCGGCATGGCCCACCGCGGTCGCCTCAACGTACTGGTCAACACCTTCGGCAAGAACCCGCGCGACCTGTTCGACGAGTTCGAAGGCAAGAAGGTCGAAGGCCTGTCCTCCGGTGACGTGAAGTACCACCAGGGTTTCTCCTCCAACGTCATGACCGCGGGTGGTGAAGTCCACCTGGCGCTCGCGTTCAACCCGTCCCACCTGGAGATCGTCTCCCCGGTAGTCGAGGGGTCCGTTCGTGCCCGTCAGGATCGCCGCCAGGACAAGGCCGGCGACAAGGTACTGCCGATCTCTATCCACGGCGACGCCGCCTTCGCGGGCCAGGGCGTGGTCATGGAAACCTTCCAGATGTCGCAGACCCGCGGCTACCGCACCGGCGGTACCGTGCACATCGTCATCAACAACCAGGTCGGTTTCACCACCAGCCGTCAGGACGACTCGCGCTCCACCGAGTACGCCACCGACGTCGCGAAGATGATCCAGGCGCCGATCTTCCACGTGAACGGCGACGACCCGGAAGCCGTGCTCTTCGTGACCCAGTTGGCCGTCGACTACCGCATGCAGTTCAAGCGTGACGTGGTCATCGACCTGGTCTGTTACCGCCGTCGCGGTCACAACGAGGCCGACGAGCCGAGCGGCACCCAGCCGCTGATGTACCAGCAGATCGCCAAGCAGCGCACCACTCGCGAGCTCTATGCCGATGCCCTGATCCAATCCAGCGTGCTGGACGACGATCGCGTGCAGGCCAAGATCGACGAGTACCGCACCGCCCTGGACAACGGTCAGCACGTGGTCAAGAGCCTGGTCAAAGAGCCCAACAAGGAGCTCTTCGTCGACTGGCGTCCCTACCTGGGTCACACCTGGACCGCTCGCCACGACACCCGTTTCGAGCTCAAGACCCTGCAGGAGCTCTCCGCCAAGCTGCTGGAGATCCCGGAAGGCTTCGTCGTCCAGCGTCAGGTCTCGAAGATCCTCGAAGACCGCCAGAAGATGGGCGCCGGCGGCCTGCCGATCAACTGGGGCTACGCCGAAACCATGGCCTACGCCACTCTGCTGTTCGAAGGCCACCCGGTTCGCATCACCGGCCAGGACGTGGGTCGCGGCACCTTCTCGCACCGCCATGCGGCGCTGCACAACCAGAAGGATGCCGGTACCTACCTGCCCCTGCAGAACCTGTTCGACAAACAGCCGAGCTTCGAGCTGTACGACTCCTACCTCTCCGAGGAAGCCGTACTGGCATTCGAGTATGGCTACTCCACCACCACGCCCAACGCGCTGGTGATCTGGGAAGCCCAGTTCGGTGACTTCGCCAACGGCGCCCAGGTGGTGATCGACCAGTTCATCACCAGTGGCGAGCACAAGTGGGGTCGTCTCTGCGGCCTGACCATGCTGCTGCCGCACGGCTACGAAGGGCAGGGGCCGGAGCACTCCTCCGCGCGCCTGGAGCGTTACCTGCAGCTGTGCGCCGAGCACAACATCCAGGTGTGCATGCCGACCACCCCGGCGCAGATCTACCATCTGCTGCGTCGCCAGGTGATCCGCCCGCTGCGCAAGCCGTTGGTCGTATTGACGCCCAAGTCCCTGCTGCGCCACAAGCTCGCCATCTCGACCCTGGAAGATCTGGCCGAAGGCTCGTTCCAGACCGTGATCAACGAGATCGACTCGATCGATCCGAAGAAAGTCGAGCGTCTGGTGCTGTGCAGCGGCAAGGTCTACTACGACCTGCTGGAAAAGCGTCGTGCCGAAGGCCGTGAAGACATCGCCATCGTGCGTATCGAGCAGCTGTACCCGTTCCCGGAAGACGACCTGGCCGAAGTTCTTGCTCAGTACAAGAACCTCAAGCACATCGTCTGGTGCCAGGAAGAGCCGATGAACCAGGGCGCCTGGTACTGCAGCCAGCATCACATGCGTCGTGTCGCGGCAGCCCACAACAAAGGCCTTTTCCTCGAGTACGCCGGGCGTGACGCCTCGGCCTCTCCGGCCTGCGGCTATGCCTCGATGCACGCCGAGCAGCAGGAAAAACTGCTGCAAGATGCCTTTACTGTTTAA
- a CDS encoding succinate dehydrogenase iron-sulfur subunit: protein MLKVSVYRYNPDQDAAPFMQDFQVDTGGKDIMVLDVLALIKEQDEGFSYRRSCREGVCGSDGMNINGKNGLACITPISAAGLKGGKLVIRPLPGLPVIRDLVVDMSIFYKQYEKVKPFLQNDTPAPAIERLQSPEEREKLDGLYECILCACCSTSCPSFWWNPDKFLGPAALLQAYRFLADSRDNKTEERLAALDDPFSVFRCRGIMNCVSVCPKGLNPTKAIGHVRHMLLQSGT from the coding sequence ATTCTGAAAGTCAGCGTTTATCGCTACAACCCGGACCAGGACGCTGCACCCTTCATGCAGGACTTCCAGGTCGACACCGGCGGCAAGGACATCATGGTCCTGGACGTGCTGGCCCTGATCAAGGAACAGGACGAAGGTTTCTCCTACCGTCGTTCCTGCCGTGAAGGCGTCTGCGGTTCCGACGGTATGAACATCAACGGCAAGAACGGCCTGGCCTGCATCACGCCGATCTCCGCTGCCGGCCTCAAGGGCGGCAAGCTGGTGATCCGCCCGCTGCCCGGCCTGCCGGTCATCCGTGACCTCGTCGTTGATATGAGCATCTTCTACAAGCAATACGAGAAGGTTAAACCCTTCCTGCAGAACGACACGCCCGCCCCGGCGATCGAGCGTCTGCAGTCGCCGGAAGAGCGCGAGAAGCTGGACGGTCTGTACGAGTGCATCCTGTGCGCCTGCTGCTCGACCTCCTGCCCGTCCTTCTGGTGGAACCCGGACAAGTTCCTCGGTCCCGCTGCGCTTCTGCAGGCCTATCGTTTCCTGGCCGACAGCCGCGACAACAAGACCGAAGAGCGTCTGGCCGCGCTGGACGATCCGTTCAGCGTGTTCCGCTGCCGCGGCATCATGAACTGCGTGAGCGTTTGCCCCAAGGGTCTGAACCCGACCAAGGCGATCGGTCACGTACGTCACATGCTGCTGCAAAGCGGTACTTGA
- the sdhA gene encoding succinate dehydrogenase flavoprotein subunit — protein sequence MSSIRTLSYDAIIVGGGGAGMRAALQLAQGGHKTAVVTKVFPTRSHTVSAQGGITCAIASADPNDDWRWHMYDTVKGSDYIGDQDAIEYMCSVGPEAVFELEHMGLPFSRTEQGRIYQRPFGGQSKDFGKGGQAARTCAAADRTGHALLHTLYQANLKNGTSFLNEWYAVDLVKNQDGAVVGIIAICIETGETVYIRSKAVVLATGGAGRIYASTTNALINTGDGIGMALRAGVPVQDIEMWQFHPTGIAGAGVLVTEGCRGEGGYLINAHGERFMERYAPNAKDLAGRDVVARSMVKEVLAGNGCGPDKDHVLLKLDHLGEEVLHSRLPGICELSKTFAHVDPVVAPVPVIPTCHYMMGGVATNIHGQAITQDASGKDIIIDGLFAVGEVACVSVHGANRLGGNSLLDLVVFGRAAGLHLEKALKEGIEHRGASETDLELSLKRLSGVNERSSGEDVAPLRKELQNCMQNYFGVFRTGEYMQKGIAQLADLRERIANVKIADKSQAFNTARIEALELQNLLEVAEATAIAAEVRKESRGAHAREDFEERDDENWLCHTLYYPGEKRVTKRDVNFAPKTVPAFEPKVRTY from the coding sequence ATGTCTAGCATTCGTACTCTTTCCTACGACGCCATCATCGTTGGTGGCGGCGGCGCCGGCATGCGTGCTGCGCTGCAACTGGCTCAAGGCGGCCACAAGACTGCCGTGGTCACCAAGGTCTTCCCGACCCGCTCGCACACCGTTTCCGCTCAGGGCGGCATCACCTGCGCCATCGCTTCGGCCGACCCGAACGACGATTGGCGCTGGCACATGTACGACACCGTCAAGGGCTCCGACTACATCGGTGACCAGGACGCGATCGAATACATGTGCTCCGTCGGCCCGGAAGCCGTGTTCGAGCTGGAGCACATGGGCCTGCCGTTCTCCCGTACCGAGCAAGGCCGCATCTACCAGCGTCCGTTCGGTGGCCAGTCCAAGGACTTCGGCAAGGGTGGCCAGGCTGCGCGTACCTGCGCTGCCGCCGACCGTACCGGTCATGCCCTGCTGCACACCCTGTACCAGGCCAACCTGAAGAACGGCACCTCGTTCCTCAACGAGTGGTACGCCGTCGACCTGGTGAAGAACCAGGATGGCGCCGTGGTCGGCATCATCGCCATCTGCATCGAGACCGGCGAGACCGTCTACATCCGCTCCAAGGCCGTGGTCCTGGCCACCGGTGGCGCTGGCCGCATCTATGCGTCCACCACCAACGCCCTGATCAACACCGGTGACGGTATCGGCATGGCACTGCGTGCCGGTGTGCCGGTGCAGGACATCGAGATGTGGCAGTTCCACCCGACCGGTATCGCCGGCGCCGGCGTCCTCGTGACCGAAGGCTGCCGTGGTGAGGGTGGCTACCTGATCAACGCCCATGGCGAGCGCTTCATGGAGCGTTACGCTCCGAACGCCAAGGACCTGGCCGGCCGCGACGTGGTCGCCCGCTCCATGGTCAAGGAAGTACTGGCCGGCAACGGCTGTGGCCCGGACAAGGACCACGTACTGCTGAAGCTCGACCACCTGGGCGAGGAAGTGCTGCACAGCCGCCTGCCGGGTATCTGCGAACTGTCGAAGACCTTCGCTCACGTCGACCCCGTCGTCGCTCCGGTACCGGTGATCCCGACCTGTCACTACATGATGGGCGGCGTTGCCACCAACATTCATGGCCAGGCCATCACCCAGGATGCCAGCGGCAAGGACATCATCATCGATGGCCTGTTCGCGGTCGGCGAAGTCGCCTGCGTGTCGGTACACGGTGCCAACCGCCTGGGCGGCAACTCGCTGCTCGACCTGGTGGTATTCGGTCGCGCCGCCGGTCTGCACCTGGAAAAAGCCCTCAAGGAAGGTATCGAGCACCGTGGTGCTTCGGAAACCGACCTGGAGCTGTCGCTCAAGCGCCTGTCCGGCGTCAACGAGCGCAGCAGCGGCGAAGACGTGGCTCCGCTGCGTAAAGAACTGCAGAACTGCATGCAGAACTACTTCGGTGTATTCCGCACCGGCGAGTACATGCAGAAGGGCATCGCCCAGTTGGCCGACCTGCGCGAGCGTATCGCCAACGTCAAGATCGCCGACAAGAGCCAGGCCTTCAACACCGCACGTATCGAAGCACTGGAACTGCAGAACCTTCTCGAAGTGGCCGAAGCAACTGCGATCGCAGCGGAGGTCCGCAAGGAATCCCGTGGCGCGCATGCCCGCGAAGACTTCGAAGAGCGTGATGACGAGAACTGGCTGTGCCACACCCTGTACTACCCGGGTGAGAAGCGCGTCACCAAGCGCGACGTCAACTTCGCGCCGAAGACCGTTCCTGCGTTTGAACCCAAAGTACGTACTTATTAA
- the sdhD gene encoding succinate dehydrogenase, hydrophobic membrane anchor protein — protein sequence MVTNVTNFSRSGLYDWMAQRVSAVVLAAYFLFLLGYLVANPGLTYADWHGLFSQNWMRIFSLLGLVALGVHAWVGMWTISTDYLTPMALGKWATVVRFLFQAVCGITMFAYFVWGVQILWGI from the coding sequence ATGGTAACCAATGTCACGAACTTCTCGCGTTCGGGCCTCTATGACTGGATGGCTCAGCGCGTTTCTGCAGTCGTTCTCGCGGCTTATTTCCTTTTCCTGCTGGGCTACCTCGTAGCGAATCCCGGCCTGACCTATGCTGACTGGCATGGTCTGTTCTCCCAGAACTGGATGCGCATCTTCAGCCTCCTCGGGCTGGTTGCACTCGGTGTACATGCCTGGGTTGGCATGTGGACCATCTCCACTGACTACCTGACGCCGATGGCGCTGGGCAAGTGGGCAACCGTTGTGCGTTTCCTGTTCCAGGCGGTCTGCGGCATCACCATGTTCGCGTACTTCGTCTGGGGCGTGCAGATTCTGTGGGGTATCTGA
- the sdhC gene encoding succinate dehydrogenase, cytochrome b556 subunit gives MNSQRPVNLDLRTIKLPITAYTSILHRISGVILFVGIAVLLYALGKSLASEEGFGEVKACLTSPLAKFVIWGLLSALLYHLVAGVRHLVMDVGVGETLEGGKLGSKIVIAVSAVLIVLAGVWVW, from the coding sequence GTGAATAGCCAACGACCTGTAAACCTAGATCTCAGGACCATCAAACTCCCAATCACTGCTTACACGTCCATTCTCCACCGTATCTCCGGTGTCATCCTTTTCGTCGGTATTGCTGTGCTGCTTTATGCGCTCGGCAAGTCGCTGGCATCCGAGGAAGGCTTCGGTGAGGTGAAGGCGTGCCTGACCAGTCCGCTGGCCAAGTTTGTGATTTGGGGCCTGCTGTCCGCATTGCTTTACCACCTGGTTGCCGGTGTGCGCCACCTGGTAATGGATGTGGGTGTCGGCGAGACGCTCGAGGGCGGCAAGCTGGGCTCGAAAATCGTCATCGCGGTTTCCGCGGTGCTGATCGTGCTGGCGGGGGTGTGGGTATGGTAA
- the gltA gene encoding citrate synthase, with product MADKKAQLIIEGIAPVELPVLSGTVGPDVIDVRGLTSTGRFTFDPGFMSTASCESKITYIDGDKGVLLHRGYPIEQLAEESDYLETCYLLLNGELPSAEEKAKFVGTVKNHTMVHEQLKSFFNGFRRDAHPMAIMCGVVGALSAFYHDSLDINDPHHREISAIRLVAKMPTIAAMVYKYSMGQPMMYPRNDLNYAENFLHMMFNTPCEIKPISPVLAKAMDRIFILHADHEQNASTSTVRLAGSSGANPFACIAAGIAALWGPAHGGANEAVLTMLDEIGDVSNIDKFIAKAKDKNDPFKLMGFGHRVYKNRDPRATVMKQTCDEVLKELGIKNDPQLELAMRLEEIALTDPYFKERNLYPNVDFYSGIILKAIGIPTSMFTVIFALARTVGWISHWKEMLSSPYKIGRPRQLYTGYEQRDYVSLDKRK from the coding sequence ATGGCTGACAAAAAAGCGCAGTTGATCATCGAGGGCATTGCCCCCGTCGAGCTGCCCGTTCTGTCCGGTACCGTAGGTCCCGATGTAATCGATGTGCGGGGCCTGACCTCCACGGGTCGCTTCACCTTTGATCCTGGCTTTATGTCTACCGCCTCTTGCGAGTCGAAGATCACCTACATCGACGGCGACAAGGGTGTACTGCTTCACCGCGGCTACCCCATCGAGCAACTGGCAGAAGAATCCGACTACCTGGAAACCTGCTATCTGCTGCTGAACGGCGAACTGCCCAGCGCAGAGGAAAAGGCCAAGTTCGTTGGCACCGTCAAGAACCACACCATGGTTCATGAACAGTTGAAGAGCTTCTTCAACGGCTTCCGCCGCGACGCCCATCCGATGGCGATCATGTGCGGCGTAGTCGGCGCCCTCTCCGCCTTCTACCACGACTCCCTGGACATCAACGACCCGCACCATCGCGAAATCTCCGCGATCCGCCTGGTCGCCAAGATGCCCACCATCGCCGCCATGGTCTACAAGTACTCCATGGGTCAGCCGATGATGTATCCGCGTAACGACCTGAACTACGCGGAAAACTTCCTGCACATGATGTTCAACACCCCGTGCGAGATCAAACCGATCAGCCCGGTACTGGCCAAGGCCATGGATCGCATCTTCATCCTGCATGCGGACCACGAGCAGAACGCCTCCACCTCCACCGTTCGCCTGGCCGGTTCGTCCGGTGCCAACCCGTTCGCCTGCATCGCAGCCGGCATCGCCGCCCTGTGGGGCCCGGCACACGGCGGCGCCAACGAAGCGGTACTGACCATGCTCGATGAAATCGGCGATGTCTCGAACATCGACAAGTTCATCGCCAAGGCCAAGGACAAGAACGACCCGTTCAAGCTCATGGGCTTCGGCCATCGCGTGTACAAGAACCGCGACCCGCGCGCCACCGTGATGAAGCAGACCTGCGACGAAGTCCTGAAGGAACTGGGGATCAAGAACGATCCGCAGCTGGAGCTGGCCATGCGTCTCGAAGAGATCGCCCTGACCGATCCGTACTTCAAGGAACGCAACCTGTACCCGAACGTCGACTTCTACTCGGGGATCATCCTCAAGGCGATCGGCATTCCGACCAGCATGTTCACCGTGATCTTCGCCCTTGCGCGCACCGTCGGCTGGATCTCCCACTGGAAGGAAATGCTCTCCAGCCCGTACAAGATCGGCCGTCCGCGCCAGCTGTACACCGGCTACGAGCAGCGCGACTACGTCTCGCTCGACAAGCGCAAGTAA
- a CDS encoding START domain-containing protein: MVSLQRMAVICGFSATALLASTAHAEDWKLAKDEDGIKVYLSEVAGSKYKAYRGVATLKTDVTTLRKLQEDVSGSCAWIHECEQQKLLKSEGSDSWTYTRFNTPWPVTPRDSVIHATTTEGADGSLTRTLKGEPKYVPEEKGFVRVAAVDGVWKFVPKGPGEVEVTYQVHTEPGGSVPSWLANSFVVDAPFNTLSHLRERAEKK, translated from the coding sequence ATGGTTTCGCTGCAACGAATGGCTGTGATCTGCGGCTTTAGCGCCACTGCGCTGCTGGCCTCGACTGCCCATGCCGAGGACTGGAAGCTGGCCAAGGACGAGGACGGCATCAAGGTATACCTGAGCGAGGTTGCCGGCTCCAAGTACAAGGCCTATCGCGGGGTTGCCACCCTGAAAACCGACGTCACCACCCTGCGCAAGCTGCAGGAGGACGTTTCCGGCTCCTGCGCCTGGATTCACGAGTGCGAGCAGCAGAAGCTGCTGAAGTCGGAAGGCTCCGACAGCTGGACCTACACCCGCTTCAATACCCCCTGGCCCGTTACCCCGCGTGACTCGGTCATCCATGCCACCACCACCGAAGGCGCCGACGGCAGCCTGACCCGCACCCTCAAGGGCGAGCCCAAGTACGTGCCGGAAGAGAAAGGCTTCGTGCGTGTGGCCGCCGTGGATGGTGTATGGAAGTTCGTGCCCAAGGGTCCGGGCGAAGTCGAGGTGACCTACCAGGTGCACACCGAGCCGGGCGGCAGCGTGCCCTCCTGGCTGGCCAACAGCTTCGTGGTCGACGCGCCGTTCAATACGCTCAGCCACCTGCGCGAGCGCGCCGAGAAGAAGTGA
- a CDS encoding YkgJ family cysteine cluster protein, whose amino-acid sequence MICRAGCGACCIAPSISSPIPGMPKGKAAGERCIHLSVEHLCSIFGQPERPKVCVDFDADLFVCGDSREEAIRLLGWLEQETAVAVSQSIQ is encoded by the coding sequence ATGATTTGTCGTGCAGGTTGTGGCGCCTGTTGCATCGCGCCATCCATCAGTTCACCCATCCCCGGCATGCCCAAGGGCAAGGCGGCGGGGGAGCGTTGCATCCATCTCTCCGTCGAGCATCTCTGCTCGATATTCGGCCAACCGGAGCGGCCGAAGGTCTGTGTCGACTTCGATGCCGATCTTTTTGTCTGTGGCGACAGCCGGGAAGAGGCGATACGTTTGCTGGGCTGGTTGGAACAAGAGACGGCCGTGGCGGTCAGTCAATCTATCCAGTAG